A stretch of the Jatrophihabitans sp. genome encodes the following:
- a CDS encoding phospholipid carrier-dependent glycosyltransferase, which produces MTAATLQASSTSSAPDQPLRQAPPALRQWRPHSAAQSWLWTLLVTAVAAGTRFWALGFPEGKSFDEVYYAIEAQEMLRYGYEDNRGYMFIVHPPLGKWLIAVPSWMFGDDAVGWRAAPALAGTISVLILVRLAQRMFRSVILGVLAGGLLALDGISLVMSRVALLDIFLQTFVLAGFAALVIDRDQLRARLASLYSAGVDLSYGAPRLGPRPWRLAAGLLFGLALAVKWSALSYWLAFALLSVLWDRGAFRSAGVEQPWLATFKRSVPAAAGSLLAMPVLAYLLSWTGWFVGENSWNRHWGDTHPGTGLFSLLPSSLRSLLNYHHQAYEFHSHLFDPHAYKANPWSWLVLGRPTSFYAPPNVTGCGAESCTREILLIGTPLMYWAFVPALIWCLWHWATTRDWRAGAVWLAFLAGWGVWLQNTRRTGFLFYMTPLMPFLVLGLTFAVGALLSRAAEDEVASARQPAEHGYQDHLSAGADRVGGGGRAGDGGRAGDGDGRDGPRSVGLREWIALHDIPTSRLMRSAAVALWLGAVVANFVWMWPLFTGGMLTNQDWQLRMWLPGWI; this is translated from the coding sequence GTGACCGCCGCGACGCTGCAAGCCAGCAGCACCAGTTCGGCGCCGGACCAGCCCCTCCGCCAGGCGCCGCCGGCGCTGCGGCAATGGCGGCCGCACTCAGCCGCCCAGAGCTGGCTGTGGACCCTGCTGGTCACCGCGGTCGCGGCCGGCACCCGGTTCTGGGCGCTCGGCTTCCCCGAGGGCAAGAGCTTCGACGAGGTGTACTACGCCATCGAGGCGCAGGAGATGCTGCGCTACGGCTACGAGGACAACCGCGGCTACATGTTCATCGTGCATCCGCCGCTGGGAAAGTGGCTGATCGCGGTGCCGTCCTGGATGTTCGGCGACGACGCGGTGGGATGGCGGGCCGCGCCGGCGCTGGCGGGGACCATCAGCGTCCTGATCCTGGTCCGGCTGGCCCAGCGGATGTTCCGCTCGGTGATCCTCGGGGTGCTGGCCGGTGGCCTGCTGGCCCTGGACGGCATCTCGCTGGTGATGTCGCGGGTGGCGCTGCTCGACATCTTCCTGCAGACCTTCGTGCTCGCCGGCTTCGCGGCCCTGGTGATCGACCGCGACCAGCTGCGGGCCAGGCTGGCCTCGCTCTACAGCGCCGGGGTCGACCTGAGCTACGGCGCGCCCCGGCTCGGCCCCCGGCCCTGGCGGCTGGCAGCCGGCCTGCTGTTCGGGCTGGCGCTGGCGGTGAAGTGGAGCGCGCTGTCCTATTGGCTGGCGTTCGCGCTGCTGTCGGTGCTGTGGGACCGGGGCGCGTTCAGGAGCGCCGGCGTCGAGCAGCCGTGGCTGGCGACGTTCAAGCGGTCGGTGCCAGCCGCCGCGGGCTCGCTGCTGGCCATGCCGGTCCTGGCCTACCTGCTGAGCTGGACGGGCTGGTTCGTCGGCGAGAACTCCTGGAACCGGCACTGGGGTGACACCCATCCGGGCACCGGGCTGTTCAGCCTGCTGCCCTCGAGCCTGCGCAGCCTGCTGAACTACCACCACCAGGCCTACGAATTCCACAGCCACCTCTTCGACCCGCACGCCTACAAGGCCAACCCGTGGTCCTGGCTGGTGCTGGGACGGCCGACCTCGTTCTACGCGCCGCCCAACGTGACCGGCTGCGGAGCTGAGAGCTGCACCCGGGAGATCCTGCTGATCGGCACCCCGCTGATGTACTGGGCCTTCGTGCCGGCGCTGATCTGGTGCCTGTGGCACTGGGCCACCACCCGGGACTGGCGGGCCGGCGCGGTCTGGCTGGCCTTTCTGGCCGGCTGGGGGGTCTGGCTGCAGAACACCCGGCGGACCGGCTTCCTGTTCTACATGACGCCGCTGATGCCGTTCCTGGTGCTCGGACTGACCTTCGCGGTCGGCGCGCTGCTGTCGCGGGCGGCCGAGGACGAGGTGGCCAGTGCTCGTCAGCCCGCTGAGCACGGGTATCAGGACCATCTCTCGGCCGGCGCGGATCGCGTCGGGGGCGGAGGCCGGGCCGGGGACGGGGGTCGGGCCGGGGACGGGGACGGCCGGGATGGGCCGCGCAGCGTCGGCCTGCGCGAGTGGATAGCCCTGCACGACATCCCGACCAGCCGGCTGATGCGCTCGGCCGCGGTGGCGCTGTGGCTGGGCGCGGTGGTGGCGAACTTCGTCTGGATGTGGCCGCTCTTCACCGGTGGCATGCTGACCAACCAGGACTGGCAGCTCAGGATGTGGCTGCCCGGCTGGATCTAG
- a CDS encoding general stress protein, with amino-acid sequence MAMSSNVSASVPRPGLDLQYPMSLGVYDSYEQAQKVVDYLSDNEFEVQNMAIVGTELKTVERVTGRITRAKVAAAGAMSGLWMGLFVGLAFSIFGDGNELGFLISTPIFGAIFGLIWSQIGFTAITRGGTRDFSSVSQVVATKYEVLVEHRFAERARELLANMPGGMTAR; translated from the coding sequence ATGGCTATGTCATCGAATGTCTCCGCGAGCGTCCCGCGGCCCGGGCTCGACCTTCAGTACCCGATGTCACTGGGCGTGTACGACAGCTACGAGCAGGCCCAGAAGGTCGTGGACTACCTGTCTGACAACGAGTTCGAAGTCCAGAACATGGCGATCGTGGGCACCGAGCTCAAGACGGTCGAGCGGGTCACCGGACGGATCACCCGGGCCAAGGTCGCCGCCGCCGGCGCCATGTCCGGGCTCTGGATGGGCCTGTTCGTCGGGCTGGCATTCTCGATCTTCGGCGACGGCAACGAGCTCGGCTTCCTGATCAGCACGCCCATCTTCGGGGCGATCTTCGGCCTGATCTGGAGCCAGATCGGCTTCACCGCGATCACCCGGGGCGGCACCCGGGACTTCTCATCGGTCAGCCAGGTGGTCGCGACGAAGTACGAGGTGCTGGTCGAGCACCGGTTCGCCGAGCGGGCCCGCGAGCTGTTGGCCAACATGCCCGGCGGGATGACTGCACGCTAA
- a CDS encoding GTPase, protein MAGLERDPTLPPAAAEHMTQLQKSAQSPLLAALRELRSATAELPLNLQTPGAADARALRDQLVAQLEDYLIPRLEQQDAPMLVVIGGSTGAGKSTLVNALVGHEVSQAGVLRPTTRSPVLVFHPDDTGWFTGDRILPGLARTTGPEVAGDQPGRSLRLVAAPSLTPGLALLDAPDIDSLVETNRELAVQLLAAADLWLFVTTAARYADAVPWDLLRVARERATALAVVLDRMPSEALGEVDAHLRQLLDREGLGDAPLLVVPEARLQNGRLPDSAVAPVRDWIGALAADASARAEVIRSTMTGAVNSLQLRGAGLASAVDAQEQAARELTQAVDGAYDQARATVGREVSDGTLLRGEVLARWQEFVGTGELMRTLESRIGWVRDRVVAAVTGRPSGAAPVEAALEMNLQGLLRDAAERAAATAAAAWSTRSDGQALLTRSTTKLDRAAADIATRAEDAIGTWQGEVLELVRAEGGDRRQLAKLASYGVNGAGSVLIVALFANTGGLTGGEIAIAGGTAAVSQKVLEAIFGDQAVRSLAVQARQALLRHVDELLAADARRFHELVADAAPPDGATARFRAAVHAVEAARAAR, encoded by the coding sequence ATGGCAGGGTTGGAACGTGACCCGACCCTGCCGCCTGCCGCCGCTGAGCACATGACGCAACTGCAGAAGAGCGCTCAATCGCCGCTGCTGGCTGCCCTGCGCGAGCTGCGCAGCGCCACCGCCGAGCTGCCGCTCAACCTGCAGACGCCCGGCGCGGCTGACGCCCGAGCGCTGCGCGACCAGCTGGTGGCCCAGCTGGAGGACTACCTGATCCCCCGGCTGGAACAGCAGGACGCTCCGATGCTGGTGGTCATCGGCGGCTCCACCGGCGCGGGCAAGTCGACGCTGGTCAACGCGCTGGTCGGCCACGAGGTCAGCCAGGCCGGCGTGCTTCGTCCGACCACCAGGTCTCCGGTCCTCGTCTTCCATCCCGACGACACGGGCTGGTTCACCGGCGACCGGATCCTGCCCGGACTGGCCCGCACGACCGGTCCGGAGGTGGCCGGTGATCAGCCCGGCCGGTCCTTGCGCCTGGTCGCCGCGCCGTCGCTGACCCCGGGACTGGCCCTGCTGGATGCCCCCGACATCGACTCCCTGGTCGAGACCAACCGCGAACTGGCGGTGCAACTGCTGGCCGCGGCCGACCTCTGGCTGTTCGTGACCACAGCGGCGCGCTATGCCGACGCCGTCCCCTGGGACCTGTTGCGGGTGGCGCGCGAACGGGCCACCGCCCTGGCCGTGGTGCTGGATCGGATGCCGTCTGAGGCGCTCGGCGAGGTGGACGCGCACCTGCGGCAACTGCTCGACCGCGAGGGACTTGGCGACGCGCCGTTGCTGGTGGTGCCCGAGGCGAGGTTGCAGAACGGCCGGCTGCCGGACTCGGCGGTGGCGCCGGTCCGCGACTGGATCGGTGCGCTGGCCGCCGACGCCTCCGCCCGGGCAGAGGTCATCCGGTCCACCATGACCGGCGCGGTCAACAGCCTGCAGCTGCGCGGGGCAGGGCTGGCCTCGGCGGTGGACGCCCAGGAGCAGGCGGCGCGGGAGCTGACCCAGGCCGTCGACGGCGCCTATGACCAGGCCCGGGCCACGGTGGGGCGCGAGGTGAGCGACGGCACGCTGCTGCGCGGCGAGGTGCTGGCCCGCTGGCAGGAGTTCGTCGGCACCGGAGAGCTGATGCGCACGCTGGAGTCCCGGATCGGCTGGGTGCGCGACCGGGTGGTCGCGGCGGTCACCGGCCGGCCGTCGGGCGCCGCTCCGGTGGAGGCGGCGTTGGAGATGAACCTGCAGGGCCTGCTGCGCGACGCCGCCGAGCGGGCTGCGGCCACCGCGGCCGCGGCCTGGTCGACCCGCAGTGACGGGCAGGCGTTGTTGACCCGCAGCACCACCAAGCTGGACCGGGCCGCCGCGGACATCGCCACCCGCGCGGAGGACGCGATCGGGACCTGGCAGGGCGAGGTGCTGGAGCTGGTCCGGGCCGAGGGCGGTGACCGGCGCCAGCTGGCCAAGCTGGCCTCCTACGGGGTGAACGGCGCCGGCTCGGTGCTGATCGTCGCCCTGTTCGCCAACACCGGCGGCCTGACCGGTGGTGAGATCGCCATCGCCGGCGGCACCGCGGCGGTGAGCCAGAAGGTGCTGGAGGCCATCTTCGGGGACCAGGCGGTCCGCTCGCTGGCCGTTCAGGCCCGCCAGGCGCTGCTGCGCCACGTCGACGAGCTGCTGGCCGCCGACGCCCGGCGATTCCACGAGCTGGTGGCCGACGCGGCGCCACCGGACGGGGCGACTGCCCGGTTCCGCGCCGCCGTGCACGCGGTCGAAGCTGCCCGAGCTGCCCGGTGA
- a CDS encoding GTPase has product MSRRAPDLGVRLEALGRAVEFGERRCDPTLLAPARALLGRAATRRRLAPERTVVALAGGTGSGKSSLFNALAGETLAPTGVRRPTTSRSRAAIWPAAGAGADQVSDLLDWLEVRDRHFVTGKAVSQAGSGQPELAGLVLVDLPDFDSTAAAHRLEAERMTGVVDLLVWVLDPQKYADAAVHQRYLRPLAAHREVMMVVLNQADRLDDDALDSCRRHLARLLSDDGLDGVPVLTASATRGDGLPQLRGALAKRVESSQVALARLHADADAAVTALEPLCAQKSRGGDRDAARSEETLVRALAVAAGAGPVADAAGRSYQMRAKTTVGWPLTRWVGRLRPDPLRRLHLDANSTGVTSRPAATGAQRALVSNALRELVNDRTQGLAPDWQASATAVIEVRQNELPGELDQAVRSARLSHADRPFWWSAVRAVQWLFMLAAVAGLVWLAVLAGFAYLQLPGPSVHIGRAPVPTVLLVGGLALGLLTSVLVRPFVLTGAARRRARARRSLDSGVREVARRSVLVPLAAELEAATAFCQALTAARR; this is encoded by the coding sequence GTGAGCCGGCGGGCCCCTGACCTCGGTGTTCGTCTCGAGGCGCTGGGCCGAGCGGTGGAATTCGGCGAGCGCCGCTGCGACCCGACCCTGCTGGCGCCGGCCCGCGCGCTGCTGGGCCGGGCCGCGACCCGTCGCAGGCTCGCTCCCGAGCGCACCGTGGTAGCGCTGGCCGGCGGCACCGGCAGCGGCAAGTCGAGCCTGTTCAACGCCCTCGCCGGCGAGACGCTGGCGCCGACCGGTGTCCGGCGGCCCACCACCAGCCGGTCCCGTGCGGCGATCTGGCCGGCGGCCGGCGCCGGCGCCGATCAGGTCTCGGACCTGCTTGACTGGCTGGAGGTCCGGGACCGGCATTTCGTGACCGGGAAGGCCGTCAGCCAGGCCGGCTCGGGCCAGCCGGAGCTGGCGGGGCTGGTGCTGGTCGACCTGCCTGACTTCGACTCGACCGCTGCGGCGCATCGGCTGGAAGCCGAGCGGATGACCGGGGTCGTCGATCTGCTGGTCTGGGTGCTGGATCCCCAGAAGTACGCCGACGCCGCGGTCCACCAGCGTTACCTGCGCCCGCTCGCCGCGCACCGCGAGGTGATGATGGTGGTGCTGAACCAGGCCGACCGGCTCGACGACGACGCCCTGGACAGCTGCCGGCGGCACCTGGCTCGGCTGCTGTCCGACGACGGCCTGGACGGGGTGCCGGTGCTCACCGCCTCGGCGACCCGTGGCGACGGCCTGCCGCAGCTGCGGGGGGCGCTGGCCAAGCGGGTCGAGAGCAGCCAGGTCGCGCTGGCGCGGTTGCACGCCGACGCCGACGCCGCGGTCACCGCCCTCGAGCCACTCTGCGCCCAGAAATCGCGCGGAGGCGATCGTGACGCCGCGCGCAGCGAGGAGACCCTGGTCCGGGCGTTGGCCGTCGCTGCCGGCGCCGGCCCGGTGGCCGATGCCGCCGGGCGCTCCTACCAGATGCGGGCGAAGACCACGGTCGGCTGGCCGTTGACCCGGTGGGTCGGCCGGCTGCGGCCCGATCCGCTGCGACGGCTGCACCTGGACGCCAACTCCACCGGGGTCACCTCGCGGCCGGCCGCGACCGGGGCACAGCGCGCCCTGGTGTCCAACGCCTTGCGCGAGCTGGTCAACGACCGCACCCAGGGCCTGGCGCCCGACTGGCAGGCCTCGGCCACCGCGGTGATCGAGGTCCGGCAGAACGAGCTGCCCGGTGAGCTGGACCAGGCGGTGCGGTCCGCGCGGCTGTCGCACGCCGACCGGCCGTTCTGGTGGTCGGCGGTGCGCGCGGTGCAGTGGCTGTTCATGCTTGCCGCAGTCGCCGGCCTGGTGTGGCTGGCGGTGCTGGCCGGCTTCGCCTACCTGCAGCTGCCCGGCCCCAGCGTTCACATCGGGCGCGCGCCGGTGCCGACGGTGCTGCTGGTCGGCGGGCTGGCGCTGGGGTTGCTCACCTCGGTGCTGGTGCGCCCGTTCGTGCTCACCGGCGCGGCTCGCCGGCGTGCCCGCGCCCGCCGGTCTCTGGACTCAGGAGTGCGGGAGGTCGCCCGGCGCAGCGTGCTGGTTCCGCTGGCCGCCGAGCTCGAAGCCGCCACGGCGTTCTGCCAGGCGCTGACCGCCGCCCGCCGCTAA
- a CDS encoding S8 family peptidase, with product MSANSASSASTNAPAKSVANEVLVGYVNGAAATDRARARGKASAQLAERVVPAAANRAQVELLRLPAGSDQARAIQALKADPSVAYAEPNWVYTHSATSTDPYYTNGSLWGMYGSTTTPANAFGSNAGAAWAAGFTGSSSVYVGVIDEGIQHTHPDLAGQVGNPLETSNGVDDDGNGYVDDVYGWDFAGNDNSVYDGGTRGSSDDHGTHVAGTIGAKSDGAGVVGVNWNVRMISGKFLGRNGGTTANAIRAVDYFTGLKARGLNIVATNNSWGGGGFSQGLMDAITRANNANILFIAAAGNGGSDQIGDNNDGAPHYPSNYSNPNIISVAAITSTGARAAFSNYGPASVDIGAPGAAIWSTTAYNGYSSYNGTSMATPHVAGAAALYASTHPGATAAAVKNALLSSAVPTASMAGMTTTGGRLDAYAAMSR from the coding sequence GTGTCAGCGAACTCCGCGAGCTCTGCCTCGACCAACGCCCCGGCCAAGTCGGTCGCCAATGAGGTGCTGGTCGGCTACGTCAACGGCGCGGCCGCCACCGACCGTGCCCGGGCTCGTGGCAAGGCCTCGGCCCAGCTCGCTGAGCGAGTGGTGCCGGCCGCGGCCAACCGCGCCCAGGTCGAGCTGCTCCGGTTGCCGGCCGGCTCGGACCAGGCCCGCGCCATCCAGGCCCTGAAGGCCGACCCGTCGGTCGCCTACGCCGAGCCGAACTGGGTCTACACCCACTCCGCGACCAGCACCGACCCCTACTACACCAACGGCAGCCTGTGGGGCATGTACGGCTCGACCACGACTCCGGCCAACGCTTTCGGCAGCAACGCCGGAGCGGCCTGGGCTGCTGGTTTCACCGGCTCGTCCAGCGTGTATGTCGGTGTCATCGATGAGGGCATCCAGCACACCCACCCCGACCTGGCCGGCCAGGTGGGCAACCCGCTCGAGACCTCCAACGGTGTCGATGACGACGGCAACGGCTACGTCGACGACGTCTACGGCTGGGACTTCGCCGGCAATGACAACTCCGTCTACGACGGTGGCACCAGAGGTAGCAGCGACGACCACGGCACCCACGTCGCAGGCACCATCGGCGCCAAGTCCGACGGCGCCGGCGTGGTCGGGGTCAATTGGAACGTCCGGATGATCAGCGGCAAGTTCCTCGGCCGCAACGGCGGCACCACCGCCAACGCGATCAGGGCGGTCGACTACTTCACCGGCCTGAAGGCGCGCGGTCTCAACATCGTCGCGACCAATAACTCCTGGGGCGGCGGCGGCTTCTCGCAGGGCCTGATGGACGCCATCACCCGGGCCAACAACGCCAACATCCTGTTCATCGCCGCTGCCGGTAACGGCGGCAGCGACCAGATCGGTGACAACAACGACGGCGCCCCGCACTACCCCAGCAACTACAGCAACCCCAACATCATCAGCGTTGCTGCCATCACCAGCACCGGCGCCAGGGCGGCCTTCTCCAACTACGGCCCGGCCAGCGTTGACATCGGCGCACCCGGTGCGGCCATCTGGTCCACCACCGCCTACAACGGCTACTCCTCCTACAACGGCACCTCGATGGCCACCCCGCACGTCGCCGGAGCAGCCGCGCTCTACGCCTCGACCCACCCCGGGGCAACGGCTGCCGCGGTCAAGAACGCCCTGCTCAGCAGCGCCGTTCCGACCGCTTCGATGGCCGGCATGACCACCACCGGTGGTCGGTTGGACGCCTACGCGGCGATGTCGCGGTAG
- a CDS encoding peptidoglycan DD-metalloendopeptidase family protein, giving the protein MPKNAGLIKPKEYRVGLRSARQAGVIAVAVAAMMLSLLSAPASAAPKPVNPTDAQLAAAQARKQQAAQSLGVVSGQLVLLQGQLQRAAADTDAAIAAYDAANIAVQGAVADLEAADRAVTIARTTVVRARTQIANYVFSQYVYGRRPSITAMLSSNDPNGALQAMAYQRYLSTAQEQQLATAQTNTVALSNAEATRKAALARAERLQKQADIKKTRALAKLAAYRQQRAEFARRRTELAKQTAAAAAKLAGLTNQRQAYQRWVVEERARQAAERARQAAERARQAAERARQAAEWARQEEQRRQEQRERERQAAANQPAPQQPQPPPYNPPLPSAAPPDDDQPWTLPLPAGSYYISTCYCMRWGEFHPGSDFAAASGTPMYAIGAGTVIAAGPAQGFGNWVVIDHGNGFTSIYGHMRVLAVSTGQSVGVGQTIAYVGSEGHSTGPHLHMEVRIGGMSGPPVDPQVFLARRGVST; this is encoded by the coding sequence ATGCCGAAGAACGCAGGGCTGATCAAGCCGAAGGAGTACCGGGTGGGGTTGCGCAGCGCGCGACAGGCCGGCGTGATCGCCGTCGCCGTGGCCGCGATGATGCTGAGCCTGCTCAGCGCACCGGCGTCAGCGGCCCCGAAACCGGTCAACCCCACCGACGCCCAGCTCGCGGCCGCGCAGGCCCGCAAGCAGCAGGCCGCGCAGTCACTCGGCGTGGTGTCCGGACAGCTTGTCCTGCTACAGGGCCAGCTGCAGCGGGCGGCTGCCGACACCGACGCGGCGATCGCGGCCTACGACGCCGCCAACATCGCGGTGCAGGGCGCGGTCGCTGACCTCGAGGCCGCTGACCGCGCGGTGACGATTGCCCGCACCACGGTGGTCCGCGCCCGCACCCAGATCGCGAATTACGTGTTCAGCCAGTACGTCTACGGGCGCCGGCCCTCGATCACCGCGATGCTGTCCAGCAACGATCCGAACGGCGCGCTGCAGGCGATGGCCTACCAGCGCTACCTCAGCACCGCGCAGGAGCAGCAGCTGGCGACCGCGCAGACCAACACGGTCGCGCTGTCCAACGCCGAAGCGACCCGCAAGGCCGCGCTGGCCCGGGCCGAGCGCCTGCAGAAGCAGGCCGACATCAAGAAGACCCGGGCGCTGGCCAAGCTGGCCGCCTACCGGCAACAACGTGCCGAGTTCGCCCGCCGCCGCACCGAGTTGGCCAAGCAGACCGCCGCGGCCGCGGCGAAACTGGCCGGCCTGACCAATCAGCGCCAGGCCTATCAGCGCTGGGTGGTCGAAGAGCGTGCCCGCCAAGCGGCCGAGCGGGCCCGCCAGGCCGCTGAGCGCGCCCGCCAGGCGGCCGAGCGGGCCCGCCAGGCCGCCGAATGGGCGCGCCAGGAGGAGCAGCGACGTCAGGAGCAGCGCGAGCGGGAGCGTCAGGCCGCCGCCAACCAGCCGGCCCCTCAGCAGCCGCAGCCGCCGCCCTACAACCCGCCGTTGCCCTCGGCCGCGCCACCGGATGACGACCAGCCCTGGACGCTGCCGCTGCCGGCCGGCAGTTACTACATCTCGACCTGTTACTGCATGCGGTGGGGTGAGTTCCACCCGGGCTCTGACTTCGCGGCCGCGTCCGGCACGCCGATGTACGCCATCGGCGCGGGGACCGTGATCGCGGCCGGGCCCGCCCAGGGCTTCGGCAACTGGGTGGTCATCGATCACGGCAACGGCTTCACCTCGATCTATGGCCACATGAGGGTCCTCGCGGTCTCGACCGGCCAGTCGGTCGGGGTCGGCCAGACCATCGCCTACGTCGGCAGCGAAGGCCACTCCACCGGTCCCCACCTGCACATGGAGGTCCGCATCGGAGGCATGTCAGGCCCGCCGGTCGACCCCCAGGTGTTTCTTGCCAGGCGCGGCGTCAGCACCTGA